From Spartinivicinus ruber, the proteins below share one genomic window:
- the cysM gene encoding cysteine synthase CysM, translating to MAVNYPTIESLVGNTPLVRLQRITGNTTSNNVLVKLEGNNPAGSVKDRPALMMINEAERQGVIKPGDTLIEATSGNTGIALAMAAAIKGYRMVLIMPDNMSEERRAAMTAYGAELVRVSPEQGMEGARDLADQMERDGKGLVLNQFANKANPLAHYQGTGPELWKQTQGEITHFISSMGTTGTIMGASRYLKEQNPAVQIIGLQPAEGSSIPGIRRWPKAYLPTIFEPERVDVVMDITQQEAEVTMRKLAREEGIFCGVSSGGAVAAALKIAQQVENATIVAIICDRGDRYLSTGVFGADKP from the coding sequence ATGGCGGTAAATTATCCCACCATTGAGTCACTCGTTGGTAATACGCCCTTAGTTCGTTTGCAGCGAATAACAGGTAATACCACTAGTAATAATGTACTCGTTAAATTGGAGGGAAACAATCCAGCAGGCTCAGTCAAAGACCGCCCTGCGTTGATGATGATTAATGAGGCAGAACGGCAGGGAGTAATAAAACCAGGTGATACGTTGATTGAAGCAACCAGTGGTAATACAGGCATAGCGTTGGCCATGGCAGCGGCCATTAAAGGTTATCGAATGGTTTTAATTATGCCTGATAACATGAGTGAAGAGCGACGGGCTGCGATGACGGCTTATGGTGCTGAGCTGGTTAGGGTTAGTCCAGAACAAGGAATGGAAGGTGCTCGAGATTTAGCCGATCAAATGGAGCGTGATGGCAAGGGTTTGGTGCTGAATCAGTTTGCTAATAAAGCTAATCCTTTAGCTCATTATCAAGGGACTGGCCCAGAACTGTGGAAGCAAACCCAAGGGGAAATAACTCACTTTATCAGTTCTATGGGAACTACTGGCACTATTATGGGCGCATCACGTTATTTAAAAGAACAAAATCCAGCAGTCCAGATTATCGGCTTACAGCCAGCTGAAGGGTCCAGTATTCCTGGTATTCGGCGGTGGCCAAAAGCCTATTTACCCACTATTTTTGAACCAGAACGTGTTGATGTGGTGATGGATATTACTCAGCAGGAAGCAGAAGTCACTATGCGTAAACTTGCTCGGGAAGAAGGTATCTTCTGTGGTGTATCATCTGGTGGAGCAGTGGCAGCGGCACTTAAAATTGCTCAACAAGTAGAAAATGCAACGATTGTTGCCATTATTTGTGATCGGGGTGATCGATATTTATCAACTGGTGTATTTGGCGCAGACAAACCATAA
- a CDS encoding response regulator, which produces MLKQQGIKSRVLALALIPTISISLILGTFFTLARINDLDALLLERSQTTIQQLTPITEHTLSLGNLSLIQEIANSALEKNDVRAVSLYSHTKVSLAHAGPKIQFKGNQQNYFLTRPFHTLHKQSLLISTPIYAKPNSPSINHGPAISSSSEKVLLGWLIAEFSRSNTEIKKYQTILASGLLILSGVLINLFLALKMGHNITGPLMKIISAVNHMRQGNLDTRINTNTGGEMRALETGINAMVASLQRGQLEMQHNIEQSTKDLQETLETIEIQNIELDMARKEALEASRIKSEFLANMSHEIRTPLNGIIGFTNLLLRSKLNERQFEYLSTIQKSSEGLLSIINDVLDFSKIEAGKLELESIPINLRESIEEVLTILAPSAHDKSLELIPLIYSDTPIHLMGDPLRLKQILTNLVSNAIKFTNDGSIVVRAMLEDEKDNLVTIKISVTDTGIGLSSKQQKELFKAFSQADTSTTRNIGGTGLGLVISKRLAQQMSGEVGVESELGKGSTFWFTLTVPKANEPTLKEHFPAFSNTHVLVLEHHDLARQAIAHLLSEYDLNVDSCANEACLAEKTQEAKAQGKTYDVLVVSHHPSYLDLEKIRFLIKAAQENKQYLVILAHTNKEESINNILDQHNNALCIVKPLCHNRLYRALSYLLLEKSKVPHGNQSNIARRINQAITRQPHILAVDDNPANLRLVTALLEDLGAKVTAVDSGTKAIIKTKQYHFDLIFMDVQMPHMDGLETTRRVRERELSERRIPIIALTAHALAEEKKQLLLAGMDDYMTKPINENQLQHIIKKWTGLHVAPIKGNDYLNDDPQAEPETKVVDLTEGVKLAGGKEDLANDMLSMLFDNLKNEQEQIRALYRNKQWPRLLEVVHKLHGATRYCGVPLLRRACNNMETILKASEKNKEERRKVAGAMEELVEQIEQLLDWQRKHEGTE; this is translated from the coding sequence ATGCTAAAGCAGCAAGGTATCAAGAGCCGTGTTTTGGCACTTGCTTTAATTCCAACTATTAGTATCTCACTGATCCTAGGCACTTTCTTTACCTTAGCCCGAATCAATGACTTAGATGCCTTACTACTAGAGCGTAGTCAAACCACTATTCAGCAACTGACACCTATTACAGAACACACTTTATCTTTGGGTAACCTGAGTCTTATTCAAGAAATTGCCAATTCTGCACTAGAAAAAAATGATGTCAGAGCAGTCAGCCTGTATTCTCATACAAAAGTATCCCTTGCCCATGCTGGCCCCAAAATTCAGTTTAAGGGTAATCAGCAAAATTACTTTCTCACTCGGCCTTTTCATACCTTACATAAACAATCATTACTGATTAGCACCCCTATCTATGCCAAACCAAATTCACCTTCAATTAATCATGGGCCGGCTATCAGCAGTAGTAGCGAAAAGGTTTTATTGGGTTGGTTGATTGCAGAATTCTCCCGAAGCAATACTGAAATTAAAAAATATCAAACCATCCTTGCCAGTGGATTACTCATCCTTTCTGGTGTTTTGATCAACCTATTTTTAGCACTAAAAATGGGCCACAACATTACTGGCCCGCTAATGAAAATTATCAGTGCTGTTAACCATATGCGCCAGGGTAATCTGGATACTCGTATTAATACTAATACTGGTGGTGAAATGAGGGCGCTGGAAACAGGTATTAATGCAATGGTGGCTTCACTCCAGCGTGGTCAATTGGAGATGCAACATAATATCGAGCAATCAACCAAAGACCTACAGGAAACATTAGAGACTATCGAAATCCAAAATATTGAGTTAGACATGGCTCGCAAAGAGGCACTGGAAGCCAGTCGAATAAAATCGGAATTTCTGGCTAATATGAGCCATGAAATTAGAACACCACTGAATGGTATCATTGGCTTCACTAACTTATTACTACGATCCAAGCTGAATGAACGACAATTTGAGTACCTCAGCACAATTCAAAAGTCTTCAGAAGGACTTCTATCAATCATTAATGATGTACTGGATTTTTCAAAAATTGAAGCTGGAAAACTTGAGCTTGAGAGCATTCCAATTAATTTACGGGAAAGCATTGAAGAAGTGTTAACCATTTTAGCTCCCAGTGCTCATGACAAGTCATTGGAGCTGATTCCATTAATTTACTCTGACACTCCTATTCATCTCATGGGAGACCCTCTTCGACTAAAACAGATTCTGACTAATCTGGTGAGTAATGCCATTAAGTTCACCAATGATGGTTCCATTGTCGTCAGAGCCATGCTTGAAGACGAAAAAGATAATTTGGTAACTATTAAAATCAGCGTTACTGATACTGGCATTGGTCTTTCCAGCAAACAACAAAAGGAACTATTTAAAGCCTTTTCTCAAGCTGATACCTCTACTACTCGTAATATCGGTGGTACCGGACTTGGTTTGGTTATTTCTAAACGACTTGCCCAACAAATGTCGGGAGAAGTAGGCGTAGAAAGTGAATTAGGTAAGGGCTCCACTTTTTGGTTTACCCTAACAGTACCTAAAGCTAATGAGCCAACGTTAAAAGAACACTTTCCTGCTTTTTCTAACACCCATGTATTGGTACTGGAACACCATGACCTGGCCAGACAAGCAATTGCTCATTTACTCTCAGAATATGATTTAAATGTCGATAGTTGTGCTAATGAAGCCTGTTTAGCAGAAAAAACTCAAGAGGCCAAAGCCCAGGGGAAAACCTATGATGTTCTGGTTGTCAGCCATCATCCTTCATATTTGGATTTAGAAAAAATTAGATTCTTAATTAAAGCTGCTCAGGAAAATAAGCAATATTTGGTAATTCTAGCCCACACTAATAAAGAAGAATCAATTAACAACATATTAGATCAGCATAATAATGCCCTTTGTATTGTTAAGCCCCTTTGCCACAATCGATTATATCGGGCACTTTCTTATTTATTATTAGAAAAGAGTAAAGTACCCCATGGTAACCAAAGCAATATTGCTCGCCGTATTAATCAAGCAATTACCCGCCAACCCCATATATTAGCTGTTGATGACAACCCTGCCAACTTACGTCTAGTCACTGCTTTATTGGAAGATCTTGGCGCGAAAGTAACAGCAGTAGACTCTGGTACAAAAGCGATTATTAAAACTAAACAATACCACTTTGATCTTATTTTTATGGATGTTCAAATGCCTCATATGGATGGCCTGGAGACTACTCGCCGAGTAAGAGAAAGAGAACTATCTGAACGACGTATTCCCATAATCGCATTGACAGCCCACGCCCTTGCAGAAGAAAAAAAGCAATTGTTACTGGCAGGTATGGATGACTATATGACCAAGCCTATCAATGAAAATCAGTTGCAGCATATTATAAAAAAGTGGACTGGCTTACATGTTGCCCCAATAAAAGGCAATGACTACCTAAATGATGATCCCCAGGCTGAACCAGAAACTAAAGTAGTTGACTTAACAGAAGGGGTAAAGTTAGCTGGCGGTAAAGAAGACCTAGCCAACGATATGTTATCTATGCTCTTTGACAATTTAAAGAATGAACAAGAACAAATTAGAGCGTTATATCGAAATAAGCAGTGGCCCAGACTATTGGAAGTAGTTCATAAATTACATGGTGCTACTCGTTATTGTGGTGTTCCCCTCCTCCGTAGAGCTTGCAACAATATGGAAACCATTTTAAAAGCTTCTGAAAAAAATAAAGAAGAAAGGCGTAAAGTGGCTGGAGCAATGGAGGAACTAGTTGAGCAAATTGAGCAGCTATTAGATTGGCAACGAAAACATGAAGGCACAGAATAA
- the recO gene encoding DNA repair protein RecO — protein MNVSDDGYVLHTRPFQDNKTIVVVITSQCGLQRVVFQTSRNSRKQTGITSFLQPFQSLWLTWKGSHELKTGKAVEVCGERYQLSGKLLYCGLYLNELLVRLLLTEENSSRLFNLYQFTLTALQNDPLQVEVYLRQFEFTLLAELGYCVVFDCDANGGLINPTANYTFLPDQGFCVQEQSPDSCYLFAGKDLLVLSQMPWVNGHWNNQSYFSPHESHIEWTKQLKGVAKHITRMALAPHLGNKPLMSRALFFKQK, from the coding sequence ATGAATGTGTCTGACGATGGGTATGTATTGCATACCCGCCCCTTTCAAGATAATAAGACAATTGTTGTAGTAATTACCAGTCAGTGTGGACTACAACGAGTTGTTTTTCAAACAAGTAGAAACTCAAGAAAGCAAACAGGAATCACAAGTTTTTTACAACCATTTCAATCACTTTGGCTAACCTGGAAAGGCAGTCATGAATTAAAAACAGGGAAAGCCGTAGAAGTTTGTGGCGAACGTTACCAGCTATCGGGAAAATTATTGTACTGCGGTCTTTACTTGAATGAGTTGCTGGTAAGATTGTTGTTAACTGAAGAAAATTCATCCCGATTATTCAATCTATATCAGTTTACGCTGACTGCTTTGCAAAATGATCCTCTGCAAGTTGAAGTATATCTTCGACAGTTTGAGTTTACATTGTTGGCTGAATTAGGTTATTGCGTTGTATTTGATTGTGATGCTAATGGTGGTTTAATTAACCCAACTGCCAACTATACTTTCCTGCCTGATCAGGGGTTTTGTGTTCAAGAGCAGTCTCCTGATTCTTGTTATCTGTTTGCAGGTAAAGACTTATTAGTATTATCTCAGATGCCATGGGTAAATGGGCATTGGAATAATCAGTCGTATTTTAGCCCACACGAATCCCATATTGAATGGACTAAGCAGTTAAAAGGAGTAGCCAAACATATTACCAGAATGGCATTAGCACCTCATTTAGGTAATAAACCATTGATGAGTAGAGCGCTGTTTTTCAAGCAAAAATAA
- the era gene encoding GTPase Era, with protein MVTNQSSNSEQNLHCGFVAIVGRPNVGKSTLLNQVLGQKLSITSKKPQTTRHQILGIKTETTTQAIYVDTPGLHLSNKKALNRYMNKAASTALQGVDVVVFVVDRTGWTEEDQLVLDKVCHLNCPVILAVNKVDQLKDKSALLPHLAELNKKMSFADIIPISAETGMNVDRLEQLVGSYLPQSHHFYDEDQITDRSSRFLAAEIVREKIMRQLGDEVPYQITVEIEQFQVESRLITISALILVEKSGQKAIVIGKKGEQIKIIGRDARVDMEKLFDNKVMLNLWVKVKSGWSDDERALNSLGYTTD; from the coding sequence GTGGTAACTAATCAGAGTTCAAACTCAGAACAGAATTTACACTGTGGTTTCGTTGCAATAGTGGGTCGGCCTAATGTTGGCAAGTCTACTTTGTTGAATCAAGTACTAGGGCAAAAGCTTAGTATTACTTCTAAAAAGCCCCAAACCACGCGACATCAAATTTTGGGGATTAAAACAGAAACAACTACCCAGGCTATTTACGTTGATACTCCAGGCCTACATCTTTCCAATAAAAAAGCTTTAAACCGTTATATGAATAAGGCCGCTAGCACGGCTTTACAAGGAGTTGATGTAGTAGTATTTGTGGTGGATCGTACTGGCTGGACAGAAGAAGACCAGCTAGTGTTGGATAAAGTCTGTCATCTTAATTGCCCAGTGATTTTAGCGGTTAATAAAGTTGATCAGTTAAAAGATAAGTCAGCGTTATTGCCACACTTGGCAGAGTTAAATAAAAAAATGTCGTTTGCTGACATTATTCCTATTTCTGCGGAAACAGGAATGAATGTCGATCGGCTCGAGCAATTAGTAGGCAGCTATTTACCTCAAAGTCATCATTTTTATGATGAAGACCAAATTACCGATCGTAGTTCTAGGTTTTTAGCAGCAGAAATTGTTAGAGAAAAAATCATGCGTCAGCTGGGTGATGAAGTGCCCTATCAAATTACTGTTGAGATAGAGCAGTTTCAAGTTGAGTCCCGGTTAATTACTATCAGCGCTTTGATTTTGGTAGAAAAGTCTGGCCAAAAAGCTATTGTAATAGGCAAAAAAGGTGAGCAGATTAAAATCATAGGCCGTGATGCCAGAGTTGATATGGAAAAGCTCTTTGATAATAAGGTTATGTTAAACTTATGGGTCAAAGTGAAGAGTGGTTGGTCTGATGATGAGAGAGCGCTAAATAGCTTAGGTTATACAACCGATTAG
- the rnc gene encoding ribonuclease III: MKKVNQSLFRKLGYSFEDESLLLLALTHRSYAGGNNERLEFLGDSIVNFIIAEALYQQFPQAKEGQLSRLRAKLVRGATLAKIAKEFDLGDYLRLGSGELKSGGFRRESILADALEALIGAIYLDNGLEACRERVLAWFASRLEKLSLDDTQKDPKTRLQEYLQAKQLALPVYEVVDVKGDAHDQTFTIECVVAGLMEKTQGVGSSRRGAEQEAARRALQQLGVDSSGN, encoded by the coding sequence GTGAAAAAAGTAAACCAATCATTATTTCGTAAGCTAGGATATAGCTTTGAAGATGAAAGTCTGCTCCTGTTGGCATTAACCCATAGGAGCTATGCAGGTGGAAATAATGAACGCCTGGAGTTTTTAGGGGATTCGATAGTTAACTTTATTATTGCAGAAGCACTTTATCAGCAGTTCCCTCAAGCCAAAGAAGGCCAGCTTAGCCGATTAAGAGCTAAGCTGGTGCGTGGTGCCACACTAGCAAAAATCGCCAAAGAGTTTGATTTAGGTGACTACTTACGGTTAGGTTCTGGTGAATTAAAAAGTGGTGGCTTTCGCCGTGAGTCCATTTTAGCGGATGCACTCGAGGCACTGATAGGGGCAATTTATCTTGATAATGGACTTGAGGCTTGTCGGGAGCGAGTATTAGCCTGGTTTGCTTCGCGCTTGGAAAAGCTTTCACTGGATGATACCCAAAAAGACCCCAAAACCCGGTTACAGGAATATTTGCAAGCTAAACAGTTGGCTTTGCCTGTTTATGAGGTAGTGGATGTTAAAGGTGATGCTCATGATCAAACCTTTACCATTGAGTGTGTAGTAGCTGGTTTAATGGAGAAAACCCAGGGGGTTGGCTCTAGCCGTCGGGGAGCTGAGCAAGAAGCCGCTCGTCGAGCATTGCAACAGTTAGGAGTAGATAGCAGTGGTAACTAA
- a CDS encoding DUF4845 domain-containing protein — MKLKKSQLGLTAFGWFLALCVGGFIVVTVMKLAPIYIDNYAVQKVFNSLDERPGIAKASPRKVRDYISKGFTTNMIRDFNAKDVVIKKESGFLSATLKYEKREHLVKNIDIVLTFENSWKIKAE, encoded by the coding sequence ATGAAACTTAAAAAATCGCAGTTGGGCTTAACTGCATTTGGTTGGTTTTTGGCATTGTGTGTAGGTGGTTTTATTGTTGTAACAGTAATGAAATTAGCACCTATATATATCGATAATTATGCTGTACAAAAAGTGTTTAACTCGTTGGATGAACGGCCAGGTATTGCCAAAGCGAGCCCTAGAAAGGTGAGGGACTATATTTCAAAAGGCTTTACGACCAATATGATTCGTGATTTTAATGCCAAAGATGTTGTCATAAAAAAAGAAAGTGGCTTTCTTTCTGCCACGCTTAAATATGAAAAGCGAGAACACTTAGTCAAAAATATCGATATAGTTTTAACTTTTGAAAATAGTTGGAAAATCAAAGCCGAGTGA
- the lepB gene encoding signal peptidase I: MNFPLILVLLVFGTGLIYLVDVLVLLPRRRLAVEQYRTTVKAEDQEVVAGLQKEPVGIETAKSVFPVLFIVLVLRSFLYEPFQIPSGSMKPTLDIGDFILVNKFAYGIRLPVIGTKVIEVGDPQRGDVMVFIKPGDDINFIKRVIGLPGDTIKYKDKKLYINGEQIEEQFITRRTDVGASGPYKEFKVFEESIAENKHTIRRALVAPSKNGEEGEWVVPKGHYFVMGDNRDNSNDSRFWKFVPDENIVGKAVAIWMHWPKWTQLPSFKHNGAIN; this comes from the coding sequence ATCAATTTCCCTCTGATATTAGTGTTGCTGGTATTCGGCACAGGCCTGATTTATTTGGTGGATGTGCTGGTGCTCTTACCCAGACGTAGGTTGGCAGTGGAGCAATATCGAACAACGGTAAAAGCTGAAGACCAGGAAGTGGTGGCTGGCTTGCAAAAAGAGCCAGTAGGGATTGAAACCGCCAAATCTGTATTTCCTGTATTATTTATCGTATTGGTATTACGTTCATTTTTATATGAACCATTCCAAATCCCCTCTGGTTCGATGAAGCCTACGCTGGATATTGGCGACTTTATACTCGTCAATAAGTTCGCTTATGGTATTCGGCTGCCAGTCATTGGTACTAAGGTAATTGAGGTTGGAGATCCTCAACGTGGTGATGTCATGGTGTTTATTAAACCAGGCGATGATATCAATTTTATCAAGCGGGTTATTGGATTGCCTGGTGATACCATTAAGTATAAAGATAAAAAGCTTTATATTAATGGTGAGCAGATTGAAGAACAATTTATTACTAGGCGCACGGATGTTGGAGCGAGTGGTCCATATAAAGAGTTTAAGGTATTTGAAGAATCAATAGCCGAAAATAAACATACTATTCGTAGAGCCTTGGTTGCTCCCTCAAAAAATGGAGAAGAGGGCGAATGGGTAGTGCCTAAGGGACACTATTTTGTCATGGGGGATAACCGGGATAATAGCAACGATAGCCGTTTTTGGAAGTTTGTCCCTGATGAGAACATAGTGGGTAAAGCCGTGGCTATTTGGATGCACTGGCCAAAATGGACGCAATTACCTAGTTTTAAGCATAATGGAGCTATTAATTAG
- the lepA gene encoding translation elongation factor 4: MSDLSHIRNFSIIAHIDHGKSTIADRFIQLCGGLTEREMAEQVLDSMELERERGITIKAQSVTLSYQAKDGKSYQLNFIDTPGHVDFSYEVSRSLSACEGALLVVDAAQGVEAQSVANCYTAIEQGLEVVPVLNKMDLPQAEPERVAQEIEDIIGIDATDAVRCSAKSGLGIEDVLERLVELVPAPEGDVDAPLQALIIDSWFDNYLGIVSLVRVKQGQLKKGDKMLVKSTGASHVVDDVGIFTPKRTATGVLKAGEVGYVVAGIKDIQGAPVGDTLTLVKTPEVDPLPGFQKVKPQVYAGLFPIVSEDYESFRDALAKLTLNDASLFYEPETSDALGFGFRCGFLGMLHMEIIQERLEREYNLDLITTAPTVIYELKMKDGSVVMVDNPSKLPDPSNIEEMREPIVVANILVPQDYLGNVITLCVEKRGVQKDMQFVGGQVSLTYELPMSEVVLDFFDRLKSVSRGFASLDYTFDRFEASSLVKLDILINGEKVDALALIVHKDHSMRRGRELCEKMKEIIPRQMFDVAIQAAIGGHIISRQTVKALRKNVTAKCYGGDVTRKRKLLEKQKAGKKRMKQVGKVEIPQDAFLAVLKVDK, encoded by the coding sequence GTGAGTGATTTAAGTCATATTCGTAACTTTTCTATCATTGCCCATATCGACCATGGAAAATCCACCATAGCAGATCGCTTTATCCAGCTATGTGGTGGGCTTACTGAGCGAGAAATGGCTGAGCAAGTGCTTGACTCAATGGAGTTGGAACGCGAGCGGGGCATTACTATAAAAGCGCAAAGTGTCACCTTGTCTTACCAGGCAAAGGATGGCAAAAGCTACCAGCTCAATTTTATTGATACGCCAGGCCATGTCGACTTCTCCTATGAAGTCTCCCGCTCACTGTCAGCTTGTGAAGGCGCTTTGCTGGTTGTCGATGCAGCCCAAGGTGTTGAAGCACAGTCGGTTGCTAATTGCTATACCGCGATAGAGCAGGGACTCGAAGTGGTACCAGTATTAAATAAAATGGATTTACCTCAAGCTGAGCCAGAACGAGTTGCGCAAGAGATAGAAGACATTATTGGTATTGATGCCACTGATGCTGTGCGCTGTAGTGCGAAAAGTGGTCTAGGAATAGAAGATGTACTAGAGCGCTTGGTAGAGCTGGTGCCAGCCCCTGAAGGTGATGTTGATGCACCATTGCAGGCACTGATCATTGACTCCTGGTTTGATAATTACTTGGGTATTGTATCGTTAGTCAGGGTCAAACAGGGCCAGCTGAAAAAAGGCGATAAAATGCTGGTTAAATCAACAGGTGCTAGTCATGTTGTTGATGATGTTGGTATTTTTACTCCTAAGCGTACAGCTACGGGAGTATTAAAAGCAGGTGAAGTAGGGTATGTAGTCGCTGGGATTAAAGATATTCAGGGTGCCCCAGTTGGTGATACTCTCACCTTGGTTAAAACCCCTGAAGTGGATCCACTGCCAGGCTTTCAAAAAGTAAAACCACAAGTGTATGCTGGGCTATTTCCTATTGTATCAGAAGACTATGAATCATTTAGAGATGCGCTGGCTAAGCTGACATTAAATGATGCCTCGTTATTTTATGAACCAGAAACATCTGATGCATTAGGCTTCGGCTTCCGCTGCGGATTCTTGGGTATGCTCCATATGGAAATTATTCAGGAGCGGCTTGAGCGGGAATATAATCTTGATCTAATTACAACAGCACCCACAGTAATCTATGAGCTGAAAATGAAAGATGGCTCAGTAGTTATGGTGGATAACCCATCGAAACTACCTGACCCTTCCAATATTGAGGAAATGCGTGAACCAATTGTGGTCGCCAATATTTTAGTGCCGCAAGACTATTTAGGAAATGTAATAACCCTGTGTGTTGAAAAACGGGGTGTGCAAAAAGATATGCAGTTTGTTGGTGGACAAGTGTCGTTAACTTATGAGCTGCCGATGAGTGAAGTGGTATTAGACTTCTTTGACCGTTTGAAGTCTGTAAGCCGTGGCTTTGCTTCATTAGACTATACTTTCGATCGTTTTGAAGCATCGAGTTTGGTTAAGCTGGACATTTTAATCAATGGCGAAAAAGTAGATGCTTTAGCCCTGATTGTACATAAAGACCACTCCATGCGACGGGGGCGAGAGTTATGTGAAAAAATGAAGGAAATTATTCCGCGACAAATGTTTGATGTCGCTATTCAAGCCGCTATTGGTGGACATATTATTTCACGGCAAACGGTTAAAGCCTTACGTAAAAATGTGACTGCTAAGTGTTATGGTGGTGACGTCACCCGTAAACGTAAACTGCTTGAAAAACAAAAAGCAGGTAAAAAGCGAATGAAACAGGTTGGTAAGGTAGAAATTCCCCAAGATGCCTTTCTGGCAGTGTTAAAAGTTGATAAGTAG
- a CDS encoding DegQ family serine endoprotease has translation MNMRFWLKQSTAIFALLMTMQLTAFAKSLPEFTELVEEASPAVVNISTLQLPKRNRMNRYYFPDDDIPDIFQEFFGRPHPQRPESGGKPRPQSLGSGFIISEDGYILTNNHVVKGADQIVVRLSDRRELEAELVGSDKRSDLALLKIKAKNLPTVKLGSTDNLKPGQWVAAIGSPFGFDYSVTAGIISAINRSLPSENYVPFIQTDVAINPGNSGGPLFDMDGKVIGVNSQIFTRSGGFMGLSFAIPIDVVMNVVSQLKDKGYVSRGWLGVYIQDVNKDLAESFGLDKPHGALVAEVMPKGPADEAGFKPGDIITQFGGREIDVSADLPHAVGQTPVGKKVAVDVVRQGEKIILDVTIGELPDEKNRTRASSKTPKSNDRLGLQVEELTDEQKRKYEVNNGVFVTGVMVGPASSVGIRRGDIITDLHNQPINSVNDFKQVVAKLPANRSISMRLVRNGRPGYITFKLTE, from the coding sequence ATGAATATGAGATTTTGGCTTAAACAATCAACTGCAATTTTTGCCTTATTAATGACAATGCAGTTAACAGCTTTTGCGAAGTCTTTGCCTGAATTTACTGAATTAGTAGAAGAAGCATCGCCAGCGGTTGTTAATATTAGTACCTTACAATTACCTAAGCGGAATCGAATGAACCGCTACTATTTTCCTGATGATGATATACCTGATATTTTTCAAGAGTTTTTTGGTCGACCTCATCCGCAACGCCCAGAGTCTGGAGGAAAACCAAGGCCACAGTCCTTAGGGTCTGGTTTTATTATATCTGAAGATGGTTATATTTTAACAAATAACCATGTGGTTAAGGGAGCAGACCAAATTGTTGTTCGCTTAAGTGACCGTAGGGAGCTAGAAGCAGAGTTAGTGGGCTCAGATAAGCGTTCTGATTTAGCGCTGCTGAAAATCAAGGCTAAAAATTTACCAACAGTAAAACTGGGTTCTACAGATAACTTAAAGCCAGGGCAATGGGTTGCTGCCATCGGATCCCCTTTTGGTTTTGATTATTCCGTCACAGCGGGCATTATCAGTGCTATTAATCGAAGCTTGCCAAGTGAAAATTATGTTCCTTTTATCCAAACAGATGTAGCTATTAATCCTGGTAATTCAGGTGGTCCTTTATTTGATATGGACGGAAAAGTAATTGGCGTGAACTCACAGATTTTTACGCGATCTGGTGGCTTCATGGGGCTGTCGTTTGCCATTCCTATTGACGTAGTCATGAATGTGGTTTCTCAGTTAAAAGATAAGGGCTATGTTAGTCGGGGCTGGTTAGGTGTTTATATTCAGGATGTGAATAAAGATTTGGCAGAGTCGTTTGGTTTAGATAAACCTCATGGTGCATTAGTGGCTGAAGTGATGCCCAAAGGCCCTGCAGATGAAGCTGGGTTTAAGCCTGGCGACATTATTACTCAATTTGGTGGCAGAGAAATTGATGTCTCTGCAGATCTGCCACATGCAGTGGGCCAGACGCCAGTAGGAAAAAAAGTAGCGGTAGACGTGGTGCGTCAAGGTGAAAAGATAATCCTTGATGTCACTATTGGTGAATTACCAGATGAAAAGAATAGAACCCGAGCCTCTTCTAAAACCCCTAAATCAAATGACCGGTTAGGCTTACAGGTAGAAGAGCTAACTGATGAACAAAAGCGGAAATATGAGGTTAACAACGGCGTGTTTGTTACGGGCGTTATGGTTGGTCCTGCTAGCTCAGTAGGTATCCGTCGTGGTGATATCATTACAGACTTACATAATCAGCCAATAAACTCTGTTAATGACTTTAAACAGGTAGTGGCTAAGTTACCTGCTAATCGCTCAATTTCGATGCGTCTGGTAAGAAACGGTCGACCTGGCTATATCACTTTTAAATTAACTGAGTAG